Proteins encoded by one window of Porphyromonas vaginalis:
- a CDS encoding energy transducer TonB family protein has translation MSKVRSDRWIAGGVALLLHLLVVGLLFWLSMDASEQKHTRDKEIWISVGVDPDFGDKIEHQGDLVAAASTSARPASAASESAQPAPPQQPAPKSPEATPTPRPTPTPARATPTKEKPQAVQKPTGPSERDVDSKVAGLFDRKKPTGAESGTGKSDAGSGVADKGRAGSSAGWSLDGRSIVGNGGRPVMPTRVPDIRGTVVVEITVNAAGQVIDAKVRLRGTNVVDSALREAAVKAARKTRFNALGGVPDQKGTITYHFDVKG, from the coding sequence ATGTCTAAGGTTCGCTCGGATAGATGGATCGCTGGAGGTGTAGCCTTGCTGCTACATCTACTCGTTGTGGGCTTGCTCTTTTGGCTCAGTATGGATGCCTCTGAGCAAAAGCACACGAGAGATAAGGAGATATGGATCTCCGTAGGTGTAGACCCAGACTTTGGCGACAAGATCGAGCATCAAGGAGACTTGGTGGCTGCCGCATCTACCTCTGCTCGTCCTGCCTCTGCTGCCTCTGAGAGTGCACAGCCTGCGCCTCCGCAACAGCCAGCACCTAAGTCTCCTGAGGCTACCCCTACCCCACGTCCTACGCCTACGCCTGCACGAGCTACGCCAACGAAAGAGAAGCCCCAAGCCGTGCAAAAGCCTACTGGTCCCTCTGAGCGTGATGTGGATAGCAAGGTGGCTGGACTCTTCGATCGTAAGAAGCCGACAGGCGCTGAGTCTGGTACGGGCAAGAGCGACGCAGGTAGCGGTGTCGCTGACAAGGGGAGGGCTGGTTCCTCCGCTGGATGGTCGCTCGACGGGCGCTCTATCGTGGGTAATGGCGGACGACCTGTCATGCCGACACGAGTCCCCGACATACGTGGTACAGTCGTCGTCGAGATCACGGTGAATGCTGCTGGACAAGTGATTGACGCTAAGGTCCGCTTGCGTGGTACCAACGTGGTAGACAGTGCACTCCGAGAGGCGGCTGTCAAGGCAGCTCGCAAGACTCGCTTTAACGCTTTGGGTGGTGTGCCTGATCAAAAGGGCACGATCACCTATCACTTTGATGTCAAGGGTTAG
- a CDS encoding DJ-1 family glyoxalase III, with the protein MNNILVFLAEGFEEVETLAIVDVLRRGNQPVTTVSITGSLAVRGSHDVTIQADMLLEELQSGALPKAIALPGGLTKLNECEPLLELIRRQHEAGGTIAAICASPRVLGAAGIGDGKMRATCYPGIEEQVPGFVLTGADVEVCGHIVTGRGPALALPFAFRLLEEVAGRKTAEQVAEGFLYKL; encoded by the coding sequence ATGAACAACATACTAGTCTTCCTCGCCGAGGGCTTCGAAGAGGTCGAGACACTCGCCATCGTTGACGTACTCAGACGTGGCAATCAACCCGTTACCACAGTATCCATCACAGGCTCTCTCGCTGTAAGAGGCTCGCATGATGTGACTATCCAAGCAGATATGCTCCTCGAGGAGCTACAGAGCGGTGCGCTCCCCAAGGCTATCGCCCTACCTGGCGGGCTGACCAAGCTCAATGAGTGTGAGCCACTCCTCGAGCTGATACGTCGTCAGCACGAGGCGGGCGGTACGATCGCTGCTATCTGTGCCTCTCCACGAGTACTAGGCGCAGCTGGTATCGGTGACGGCAAGATGCGTGCGACCTGCTATCCAGGCATTGAGGAGCAGGTACCAGGCTTCGTCTTGACAGGTGCCGATGTAGAGGTGTGCGGACATATCGTCACGGGACGTGGTCCGGCGCTGGCACTGCCCTTTGCCTTCAGACTACTCGAGGAGGTAGCGGGTCGTAAGACCGCCGAGCAGGTCGCCGAGGGCTTCCTCTACAAACTGTAG
- a CDS encoding ABC transporter permease has protein sequence MRVFFKFVRKEFIHIFRDPLTLMLLIGMPIVLVLAFGFALTSEVKQIDVVVATPTRTPFVERLFTHLDQSDAVGSVSLITPYEDMDEALRTGAAHVIIVLPNDIDKELLAGTEPTVQLRLDASDPNTSALISAQIQGLIYTTVQEYLEQFGALMAMRMATMRPYQIETFTTLLYNPEMRAPYYFVPGVMSLVLMIICALMTSVSIVREKEFGSMEVLLTSPVNPITILLSKTVPYFTLSIFNVVTILLLSRFVLGVPLLGSVSAIFFVSLLFILVSLLLGMLISTITDNQTAAMLISGAGLLLPVAMLSGMFFPIESMPIVLQYFARAIPATWYSIAVKKLMIQGLGWSSILWESLIMTGMSVVLVILALLNFKKKLE, from the coding sequence ATGCGCGTCTTCTTCAAGTTCGTCCGCAAGGAGTTCATCCACATCTTCAGGGATCCGCTTACGCTGATGCTCTTGATAGGCATGCCCATCGTCTTGGTGCTAGCCTTCGGCTTTGCGCTCACCTCTGAGGTAAAGCAGATCGATGTGGTCGTGGCGACACCGACGCGCACCCCTTTTGTCGAGAGACTCTTCACACATCTTGACCAGAGCGATGCAGTAGGCTCCGTGAGCCTGATCACACCATACGAAGATATGGACGAGGCACTACGCACAGGCGCAGCACACGTCATCATCGTCTTACCGAACGACATAGACAAAGAGCTGCTCGCAGGCACTGAGCCTACCGTGCAGCTCCGTCTTGATGCGAGCGATCCTAATACCTCAGCACTCATCAGTGCGCAGATACAGGGGCTTATCTACACGACTGTGCAGGAGTACTTAGAACAGTTTGGCGCGCTCATGGCGATGCGTATGGCGACCATGAGACCTTACCAGATAGAGACCTTCACGACGCTACTCTACAACCCCGAGATGCGGGCACCCTACTACTTCGTGCCAGGCGTCATGAGCTTGGTCTTGATGATTATCTGCGCCCTGATGACCTCTGTCTCGATCGTTCGGGAGAAGGAGTTTGGCTCTATGGAGGTCCTACTCACCTCGCCCGTCAATCCGATCACCATCCTGCTCTCTAAGACCGTCCCCTACTTCACGCTGAGCATCTTTAACGTGGTCACCATCTTACTCTTGTCACGCTTCGTGCTGGGAGTGCCGCTACTAGGGTCGGTGAGTGCCATCTTCTTCGTGTCGCTCCTCTTCATCCTCGTGTCGCTCCTCCTCGGCATGCTCATCAGCACCATAACGGACAATCAGACCGCCGCCATGCTCATCAGTGGCGCGGGACTACTGCTCCCCGTAGCGATGCTCTCGGGCATGTTTTTTCCGATCGAGAGTATGCCGATAGTGCTACAATACTTCGCCCGTGCGATCCCCGCCACATGGTACTCCATAGCGGTCAAAAAGTTGATGATACAGGGTCTCGGCTGGTCCTCGATCCTCTGGGAGTCGCTCATCATGACGGGTATGAGCGTCGTACTAGTCATCCTAGCGCTGCTCAACTTTAAGAAGAAACTAGAGTAA
- a CDS encoding ABC transporter permease → MLLALIRKEIYNLLRNRLLLGMVVMYPIVVLMLLPFATTTDIKNLQTVVIDHDHTSLSQRLQQQFFSSGYFVNAWQGQLPPTLQEGMELIEEGQADLIITIPPRFEEQLMRYQKAQIEARINAFNATKGAVAGGYTQQIVQQFVTQLNESTGIEELATIPIRIVEVNRYNPQVNYKNYIIPGLVAMLITMTAFILPALNMVQEKEVGTIEQMNVTPIHPLIFMLSKALPYIVISIFMVFLAHPIVGLLYRLWPQGNVGMMIVGTMLYVLAMSGLGLFITNFAHTQQQAMFSFFFVLMFFILLGGLFTPIEGMPSWARALAVSHPFTHYSILMRTYYLKPVAFTELWRELTALSVFAVVNGTAAILTYRKRA, encoded by the coding sequence ATGCTACTAGCTCTCATACGCAAAGAGATATACAACCTGCTCCGCAATAGGTTGCTACTCGGGATGGTCGTCATGTACCCTATCGTCGTCTTGATGCTCCTCCCCTTTGCTACGACTACGGATATCAAGAATCTGCAGACCGTCGTCATCGATCACGATCATACGTCGCTCTCACAGAGACTACAGCAGCAGTTCTTTAGCTCGGGCTACTTTGTCAACGCTTGGCAGGGCCAGCTCCCCCCTACCCTTCAGGAAGGTATGGAGCTCATAGAGGAAGGTCAGGCCGATCTCATCATAACGATCCCGCCACGCTTTGAGGAGCAGCTCATGCGTTATCAGAAGGCTCAGATCGAAGCACGGATCAATGCCTTTAACGCTACAAAAGGTGCCGTCGCCGGGGGTTACACACAGCAGATCGTACAGCAGTTTGTCACTCAGCTCAACGAGTCCACAGGAATAGAGGAGCTAGCCACCATACCGATCCGCATCGTTGAGGTCAACCGCTACAATCCTCAGGTGAACTACAAGAACTATATCATCCCCGGTCTTGTTGCCATGCTCATTACGATGACCGCATTCATCCTCCCAGCACTCAATATGGTGCAGGAGAAGGAGGTCGGCACCATCGAGCAGATGAATGTCACGCCGATCCACCCGCTCATCTTCATGCTCTCCAAGGCACTCCCCTATATCGTCATATCGATATTCATGGTCTTCCTGGCGCACCCTATCGTCGGACTGCTATACCGCTTATGGCCCCAAGGCAATGTCGGGATGATGATCGTCGGCACCATGCTTTACGTCCTCGCTATGAGCGGACTGGGACTCTTCATCACCAACTTTGCGCATACGCAGCAGCAGGCGATGTTCTCCTTCTTCTTCGTCTTGATGTTTTTCATCCTCCTCGGTGGGCTCTTCACCCCGATCGAGGGAATGCCATCGTGGGCACGTGCCCTAGCCGTGTCGCACCCCTTCACGCACTACAGTATCTTGATGCGCACTTACTACCTCAAGCCAGTCGCCTTCACCGAGCTATGGCGCGAGCTGACGGCACTCTCTGTCTTTGCCGTAGTCAACGGCACGGCCGCCATCCTCACCTACCGCAAGCGCGCTTAG
- a CDS encoding C40 family peptidase, which produces MTSKRPILKRPPIHRVVGDTKAQTAHEELVADLIDTGKELLGKPYGYRGNLPWRMDCSGFVSYVYSRYGITVPRGSATQANYVKQIKREEILPGDLLFFKGRNRNSARVGHVAMVIDVVDGDPVMMHSTNSRGIIIERLSRSAYFSSRYLSAGRVPEMNDLIEEGSVMVPEPKLSPIAPNHKLDPVDIDRENLLPEISVSGPIQWRR; this is translated from the coding sequence ATGACTTCTAAGCGCCCTATACTAAAGCGCCCCCCCATACATCGTGTAGTGGGAGATACAAAAGCGCAAACGGCACACGAAGAGCTGGTCGCTGATCTGATCGATACAGGCAAGGAGCTACTAGGCAAGCCGTATGGATATAGAGGTAATCTGCCCTGGCGTATGGACTGCTCGGGCTTCGTATCATACGTATACTCACGATATGGTATCACTGTGCCACGTGGATCCGCTACGCAAGCAAACTATGTCAAGCAAATCAAGAGAGAGGAGATTTTACCGGGAGATCTACTCTTCTTCAAGGGGCGTAATCGCAACAGCGCGCGTGTGGGGCATGTGGCGATGGTCATCGATGTCGTAGATGGCGATCCGGTTATGATGCATAGTACTAATAGCCGTGGTATCATCATCGAGCGACTGAGTCGCAGCGCCTACTTCTCCAGTCGCTATCTGAGCGCTGGGCGTGTGCCTGAGATGAATGACTTGATCGAGGAGGGCTCTGTGATGGTACCTGAGCCAAAGCTCTCACCTATCGCTCCTAACCACAAGCTTGATCCCGTAGATATAGACCGAGAGAACCTCCTACCAGAGATATCTGTAAGTGGTCCTATACAGTGGCGCAGATAG